A region from the Candidatus Neomarinimicrobiota bacterium genome encodes:
- a CDS encoding NAD-dependent epimerase/dehydratase family protein, whose protein sequence is MRILVTGGAGFIGSHVAEKFLELGHQVVILDDLSTGRRENIPAGADFIEGDIRDNNLVPGIFEQYKFDVVNHHAAQMDIRHSVDDPAFDAQVNILGTINLLESSIRTGVIKFMFASTGGAIYGEQESFPAAEDHPTNPISPYGISKLACEKYLFYYQVQFGLQTAIMRYANVYGPRQNPFGEAGVVAIFSHRLTRGEQVTINGDGLQTRDYVYVDGAVEANVLALDYTDSITFNVGTGIETDVVTLYEHLAAAAGTDLKPRYGPAKPGEQRRSVLSPSLAKAALGWEPKVSLNEGLQKTYLSFAQHTDPKSR, encoded by the coding sequence ATGCGCATTCTCGTAACCGGCGGTGCCGGATTCATTGGCTCCCATGTAGCGGAAAAGTTCCTGGAACTGGGGCACCAGGTCGTGATTCTGGACGATCTCTCCACTGGCAGGCGGGAGAATATCCCGGCGGGGGCCGACTTTATTGAAGGCGATATTAGAGATAACAACCTTGTGCCGGGAATATTTGAGCAGTACAAATTCGATGTCGTGAACCATCATGCCGCCCAGATGGACATCCGCCATTCGGTGGACGATCCCGCTTTCGATGCTCAGGTCAACATTCTGGGTACGATTAATCTTCTGGAATCCAGCATCCGGACCGGCGTAATCAAATTCATGTTTGCCTCAACCGGTGGTGCCATCTACGGTGAGCAAGAATCCTTCCCGGCTGCTGAGGACCATCCGACAAATCCCATTTCGCCTTACGGCATCAGCAAACTGGCCTGTGAGAAATACCTCTTCTACTACCAGGTCCAATTCGGGCTCCAAACCGCCATCATGCGCTACGCCAACGTCTATGGCCCGCGGCAGAATCCCTTCGGCGAGGCGGGCGTGGTGGCCATTTTCTCCCATCGACTTACCAGGGGAGAACAGGTCACTATCAACGGCGACGGATTACAGACCAGGGATTACGTGTACGTAGACGGCGCTGTCGAAGCCAATGTACTGGCCCTGGATTATACCGATTCCATCACCTTCAACGTAGGGACCGGAATCGAGACGGATGTGGTTACTCTGTATGAGCATCTAGCAGCGGCGGCCGGCACTGACCTTAAGCCCCGCTACGGCCCGGCCAAGCCTGGAGAACAGCGCCGCAGTGTACTTTCGCCCTCATTAGCCAAGGCCGCACTCGGCTGGGAACCCAAGGTCAGCCTGAATGAGGGCCTCCAGAAAACCTACCTTTCCTTCGCTCAACACACTGATCCGAAATCCCGATAA
- a CDS encoding FAD-dependent oxidoreductase has product MAGTVSGVVEDLLGRPLGGIRVALVIDEQVVQRDTTDLDGSFTLAILSAEDQVQRASSFYLGQNYPNPFNPVTTFHFKLSESGQIRIYNLLGQSVNRSTRLAPGAYHAIWGGVGDNGIPLAAGIYFYQLRTLSHVMTRKMVLLDHGSVQGLVIYREGEAQSLRKTPVAIQMTFSHPLVTDTILTIQQPVDTILVVTLNRGPMVISKSVDTTLAAGDTLRLCLNRWIDNDSATDFYPGHHCLAIVDDTLLQFIAAKPETLITFVEARDRYDAFLKDSLGLVIRVPQTGQPTVYDVVIYGGTSAGVIAAVNVTRMGKSVIMIEPGRHLGGLTSGGLGQTDIGNKLAIGGTSREFYQRVYHYYAQDSAWTNEARQDYGPANDWNDEESWWCFEPHVAEYIFQDLIVDTNVPVIFGERLDLNKDVEKKDNRLTAITMESGRVFHGEMFIDATYEGDLMAKAGVSYTVGREANAIYGETLNGVQTQQAKYHQFYFDVDPYIIPGDTASGLLPGVHGDSPGLDGSGDHRVQAYNFRMCLTDVPENMRPYPKPSDYDTLRYELLLRYYAAGFDQIPWLPAMLPNRKTDTNNSQGFSTDNIGMNYDYPEADYVSREEIVHEHLSYQQGLMWTLANHPRVPMEIRMEVSRWGLAKDEFVDNNNWPHQLYIREARRMIGSYVMTEKNCRGEEVAPESVGLGAYGIDSHNTQRYVDEKGYVRNEGDIEIHGFPPYPISYHSIVPKADECVNLLVPICVSASHIAYSSIRMEPVFMILGESAAVAACLALDDGVGVQQLEYARLQKQLLTNGQILE; this is encoded by the coding sequence ATGGCCGGGACAGTATCCGGCGTGGTCGAGGACCTTCTTGGAAGGCCCTTAGGTGGTATTCGCGTGGCCTTGGTAATCGATGAACAAGTGGTTCAACGGGACACCACTGATCTGGATGGCAGTTTTACCTTGGCTATTCTCAGCGCCGAAGATCAAGTCCAGAGGGCTTCATCGTTTTATCTGGGACAGAATTATCCCAATCCTTTCAATCCTGTTACAACTTTCCACTTCAAGCTTTCAGAGTCGGGGCAAATCCGCATTTACAACCTTCTGGGACAGTCGGTCAACAGATCTACCCGGCTTGCGCCAGGCGCTTATCATGCCATATGGGGCGGGGTAGGTGATAACGGCATTCCGCTGGCAGCCGGAATTTATTTTTATCAGCTCCGTACCCTTTCGCATGTTATGACTCGGAAGATGGTGCTATTAGATCATGGCAGTGTTCAGGGTCTAGTTATTTATAGGGAGGGGGAAGCACAATCCCTGAGGAAAACCCCCGTTGCCATCCAAATGACATTTTCCCACCCCCTTGTGACCGACACAATCCTTACCATTCAACAACCTGTCGATACAATTCTTGTAGTCACCCTAAACCGCGGACCGATGGTGATTAGCAAATCGGTCGATACCACCTTGGCGGCAGGAGATACTCTTCGGCTTTGCCTGAACCGTTGGATTGATAACGATAGTGCCACCGATTTTTATCCAGGGCACCATTGCCTAGCCATCGTTGACGATACACTCCTTCAGTTCATAGCTGCCAAACCTGAAACCCTCATTACGTTCGTAGAGGCAAGAGACAGATACGATGCTTTTTTAAAAGATTCCCTCGGATTGGTTATCCGGGTGCCACAGACCGGCCAGCCGACGGTTTATGATGTGGTGATCTACGGCGGCACCTCGGCGGGAGTCATCGCTGCGGTTAATGTTACCCGTATGGGCAAATCGGTTATCATGATCGAACCGGGGAGGCATCTAGGTGGGCTTACTTCCGGTGGACTGGGCCAGACCGATATTGGCAACAAGCTAGCCATCGGCGGTACTTCCAGGGAGTTCTACCAGCGGGTATATCATTATTACGCCCAGGATAGTGCCTGGACCAATGAAGCTCGTCAGGATTACGGGCCCGCCAACGATTGGAATGATGAAGAATCCTGGTGGTGTTTTGAACCCCATGTTGCGGAATATATCTTTCAGGATCTGATTGTCGATACCAATGTACCGGTGATTTTTGGAGAGCGACTGGATTTGAACAAGGATGTTGAGAAGAAGGACAATCGGCTCACCGCTATCACTATGGAGTCGGGGCGTGTATTCCATGGCGAGATGTTCATAGATGCCACTTATGAAGGTGATTTGATGGCTAAAGCCGGAGTGTCCTACACAGTGGGCAGGGAGGCCAATGCTATCTATGGAGAAACGCTAAACGGAGTACAGACCCAGCAAGCTAAGTACCACCAGTTCTACTTTGATGTTGATCCCTATATCATTCCTGGAGATACTGCCAGTGGTCTGTTACCGGGTGTGCACGGTGATTCCCCGGGCCTGGATGGATCAGGGGACCATCGGGTGCAGGCCTATAACTTCCGAATGTGTCTCACTGACGTACCGGAAAACATGCGCCCTTACCCGAAACCTTCAGACTATGATACGCTGCGCTATGAGCTCCTGCTAAGGTATTACGCGGCAGGATTCGATCAGATTCCATGGCTGCCAGCCATGTTGCCTAACCGTAAAACTGATACTAATAATTCCCAGGGCTTTTCAACTGATAATATCGGGATGAACTACGATTATCCTGAGGCCGATTATGTGTCACGGGAAGAGATCGTACACGAGCACCTCAGCTACCAGCAAGGTTTGATGTGGACCCTGGCCAACCATCCCCGTGTCCCGATGGAGATTCGCATGGAAGTCAGCCGATGGGGATTAGCCAAAGACGAATTTGTAGACAATAACAATTGGCCCCACCAGCTCTATATCCGCGAGGCCCGTCGTATGATCGGCAGCTATGTCATGACCGAAAAGAATTGCCGTGGAGAGGAAGTGGCGCCAGAATCAGTGGGGCTGGGTGCCTATGGGATTGACTCGCACAATACCCAGCGCTACGTCGATGAGAAAGGCTATGTCCGCAATGAAGGGGATATCGAAATACACGGCTTCCCGCCCTATCCAATAAGCTACCATTCCATCGTTCCCAAGGCTGATGAATGTGTCAACCTGCTTGTTCCGATCTGTGTATCGGCATCCCATATTGCTTATAGTTCTATCCGCATGGAACCGGTCTTCATGATTCTCGGTGAGTCTGCTGCCGTGGCTGCCTGCCTGGCACTTGATGACGGGGTGGGCGTGCAACAGCTGGAATATGCTAGGCTGCAGAAACAGCTTCTCACCAATGGCCAAATTTTAGAGTAA
- a CDS encoding right-handed parallel beta-helix repeat-containing protein: MSPPHEIIKEGNQSVLAVCRRLRLRLPDFRSLIGLNLIGRFFQFIIPKFLVLFIGLSALVWPQEGIVYYLSPGGNDAWSGTLPSATEDSTDGPFATLKHVRGVIRGLQRSGRMPEGGVTVYLRGGVYYLSESFQLTIEDSGTPACPIIYRSYGNEEVRLSGGVELEPTTFEPVQQADLLLRLPEVARDQVVQVDLRSQGVTDFGVLESRGMGRPIVPAALELFFDDKAMPMARWPNEGWAQIKSVPKDSGGGKFTYQGRRPEKWSNPGAVWLHGYWTKEWADSYEQVANIDYQTRQIATHEPHGVYGYAPKGRYYAFNIPEELDRPGEWYLDTQSGLLLFWPPEPLVNNRLSVSILEDPLILMEDVSHVTFRNLIIEVSRGPGLLMRDGGHNLIAGCTFRNLGNQAVSITGGEDNGVVGCDIYSTGDGGIVLSGGDYHSLTPSGHFACNNHIYDYSRWVRTYRPAVSISGVGQRVEHNLIHKGSHAAIILGGNDHIIEYNEVHHVCEETGDAGAFYMGRNWTYRGNVIRYNYFHDIKATQTQSVKTVYLDDFTSGTTVSGNIFKDVSFAVFIGGGRDNVVENNLFVNASPAIYVDERGTGWAKEHVAAGGILRQKLEEIDYRTPPWSNRYPELVSILDDRPELPKGNLIRRNVAVGGQWLHLTTNPGYMTFQDNDTALAPGYLQREGSAVNLKDGAPAYDRGFRPIPVHDIGLYLNGYRKFLPRPGKVPSSDLHDHK; encoded by the coding sequence GTGAGCCCCCCACACGAGATCATCAAAGAGGGTAACCAATCCGTTCTGGCCGTATGCCGTCGCCTTCGGCTTCGGTTACCAGATTTCCGCTCTCTTATTGGCCTCAACTTGATCGGGCGATTCTTCCAATTTATCATCCCGAAGTTTCTAGTTCTTTTTATCGGTCTCAGCGCACTGGTATGGCCGCAGGAAGGAATCGTCTACTATCTTTCCCCGGGAGGTAACGACGCCTGGTCGGGGACCCTGCCCAGTGCTACTGAGGACAGCACCGACGGTCCCTTTGCTACCCTGAAGCATGTGAGGGGTGTGATCCGCGGCCTTCAACGCTCGGGCCGGATGCCTGAGGGTGGCGTCACTGTTTATTTGCGCGGTGGTGTCTATTATCTGTCCGAGAGTTTCCAGCTCACGATTGAAGATAGCGGTACACCGGCCTGCCCGATTATCTACCGCAGTTATGGAAATGAGGAAGTGCGCCTTAGCGGTGGCGTCGAGTTGGAGCCCACGACCTTTGAGCCGGTTCAACAGGCTGATCTGCTCCTGCGACTGCCTGAGGTGGCGCGCGACCAGGTTGTGCAAGTGGACCTCAGGTCGCAGGGTGTCACCGATTTTGGTGTCCTGGAATCCCGGGGTATGGGTCGGCCAATTGTTCCCGCCGCGCTGGAGCTTTTCTTTGACGACAAGGCCATGCCTATGGCGCGATGGCCGAATGAAGGCTGGGCGCAGATCAAGAGCGTACCAAAGGACTCCGGAGGCGGGAAGTTCACTTACCAGGGCCGTCGTCCGGAGAAATGGTCGAATCCAGGCGCGGTCTGGCTGCACGGTTACTGGACGAAGGAATGGGCTGATTCCTACGAGCAGGTGGCCAATATTGACTATCAGACCAGGCAGATTGCTACTCACGAGCCCCACGGGGTATACGGCTATGCTCCCAAGGGCCGGTATTACGCTTTTAATATCCCGGAAGAGCTCGACCGGCCGGGTGAATGGTATCTAGATACCCAGTCCGGCCTCCTGTTATTCTGGCCTCCTGAGCCTTTGGTTAATAACCGGCTGTCCGTCTCCATCCTGGAAGATCCCCTGATATTGATGGAGGATGTATCGCACGTGACTTTCCGTAACCTTATTATAGAAGTCTCACGGGGTCCCGGCCTCCTTATGCGGGATGGAGGTCACAATCTGATTGCCGGCTGCACATTCCGAAACCTCGGGAACCAGGCGGTTTCGATAACTGGTGGCGAGGATAATGGGGTGGTGGGATGTGATATTTACAGCACCGGAGATGGGGGAATCGTGCTAAGTGGCGGCGATTACCATTCACTGACCCCGTCAGGTCACTTTGCCTGCAACAATCACATTTATGACTACAGCCGGTGGGTGCGCACCTACCGTCCGGCGGTATCAATCAGTGGTGTAGGCCAGCGGGTTGAACATAATCTCATCCACAAGGGCTCCCATGCCGCTATTATTCTGGGTGGCAACGATCATATCATCGAGTATAACGAGGTCCATCACGTTTGCGAGGAGACCGGGGACGCCGGGGCTTTTTATATGGGACGTAACTGGACTTACCGGGGAAACGTGATCCGGTATAATTATTTTCATGATATAAAGGCAACTCAGACCCAGAGTGTGAAAACGGTTTATCTGGATGACTTCACCAGCGGCACCACTGTTAGCGGTAATATTTTTAAGGATGTGAGCTTTGCCGTGTTCATTGGCGGGGGCCGGGACAATGTGGTGGAGAACAATCTGTTTGTGAACGCTAGCCCAGCCATCTATGTTGATGAGCGGGGTACCGGTTGGGCGAAAGAACATGTAGCCGCAGGTGGAATCCTGCGCCAGAAATTGGAAGAGATAGACTACCGTACCCCGCCCTGGAGCAACCGCTATCCCGAGCTGGTCTCGATCCTTGATGACCGGCCGGAGCTACCTAAGGGTAACCTGATCCGGCGGAACGTAGCCGTCGGTGGCCAGTGGCTTCACCTTACGACGAACCCTGGCTACATGACCTTTCAGGATAATGATACCGCCTTGGCGCCGGGCTATCTGCAGCGAGAGGGGAGCGCTGTCAACCTTAAGGATGGCGCTCCCGCCTATGACCGGGGTTTCAGGCCCATACCTGTGCACGATATAGGCTTGTATCTGAACGGATATCGCAAATTTTTACCGAGGCCTGGAAAGGTCCCCTCTTCGGATCTTCATGACCACAAATAA